From Streptomonospora salina, the proteins below share one genomic window:
- a CDS encoding sensor histidine kinase, producing MIRLLRRRRDAAPAPPAPAQADSAGAPATSPLSAAAPAAQAPPAPAAGAGDDPTAPLTGLMDRFALQVLVLAEQQRSEIDRLEHDEDDPERLRRLYEVDHALTMIRRTARDLRVLVDRDENETGGDAASLLDVVRIGASSIESYARVRIAAVAELAVPSYAADDIASMIAALLDNATRYSPGTVDVGVHPTETGGVVVRIADSGIGLGEQRVRTLNATMSGAVPPLDRNAARHTGFPVVHRLAHRHGASVTFSSRPPTDSSRPSGTTAVVSLPAHLVCDPPAPAPAVGELAGDGRPQSDPSPPPPADAAARPAHLTLAPGPVGPENAPPPDPAPPERPTAGGLPRRERKSLRDGGDRSGALRPLTGDGAAGGHGGASFADDLSAFSAGASATGRDTAPPAGGHTDDEEEGR from the coding sequence ATGATCAGGTTACTCCGGCGCCGGCGCGACGCAGCGCCCGCGCCTCCCGCCCCGGCACAGGCCGATTCCGCCGGGGCGCCCGCCACGTCCCCGCTCTCCGCTGCGGCGCCGGCCGCGCAGGCCCCGCCCGCACCGGCGGCGGGGGCGGGCGACGACCCGACCGCCCCCCTCACCGGACTCATGGACCGGTTCGCCCTGCAAGTGCTGGTATTGGCCGAACAGCAGCGCAGCGAGATCGACCGGCTGGAGCACGACGAAGACGACCCCGAGCGCCTCCGACGGCTCTACGAGGTGGACCACGCCCTGACCATGATCCGGCGCACCGCCCGCGATCTGCGGGTACTGGTCGACCGCGACGAGAACGAGACCGGCGGCGACGCCGCATCGCTGCTGGACGTCGTCCGCATCGGGGCCTCCTCCATCGAGTCCTACGCGCGCGTGCGCATCGCCGCCGTCGCCGAGTTGGCGGTGCCCTCCTACGCGGCCGACGACATCGCTTCGATGATCGCGGCGCTGCTCGACAACGCCACCCGCTATTCGCCGGGCACGGTCGACGTCGGCGTGCACCCCACCGAGACCGGCGGCGTGGTCGTGCGCATCGCCGACTCCGGGATCGGCCTCGGCGAGCAGCGTGTACGCACCCTCAACGCGACCATGAGCGGCGCCGTCCCGCCATTGGACCGGAACGCGGCCCGCCACACCGGCTTCCCGGTCGTGCACCGGCTCGCGCACCGCCATGGCGCCTCGGTCACCTTCAGCAGCCGCCCCCCGACCGACTCCTCCCGACCGTCGGGCACCACGGCGGTGGTGTCGCTGCCCGCCCACCTCGTATGCGACCCGCCGGCGCCCGCCCCGGCCGTCGGCGAACTCGCCGGCGACGGGCGGCCGCAGTCCGATCCCTCTCCTCCCCCACCCGCCGACGCCGCGGCCCGACCGGCCCACCTGACCCTGGCACCCGGCCCCGTCGGTCCCGAGAACGCCCCGCCGCCCGACCCCGCGCCGCCCGAGCGGCCGACCGCCGGCGGGCTGCCGCGCCGCGAACGCAAGAGCCTGCGCGACGGCGGCGACCGCAGCGGCGCGCTGCGCCCCCTGACCGGAGACGGCGCCGCCGGCGGCCACGGCGGCGCGTCGTTCGCCGACGACCTCAGCGCCTTCTCGGCCGGCGCGTCTGCCACCGGCCGCGACACAGCACCACCCGCAGGCGGACACACCGACGACGAGGAGGAGGGGCGATGA
- a CDS encoding dihydroxyacetone kinase family protein → MPSVEDPAAFKSSWIRGLVGSYSRLVAPVPDAYGVMSARSPEQGRVSVVIGGGCGHYPAFAGLVGPGLADAAVVGDVFTSPSAEQVYRTASAVDGGAGVFFGYGNYSGDVMHFGLAARRLAAEGVDSRTVLVTDDVASGSAQDSAQRRGVAGGFFVFRIAAAAAARGYDLDGVARVAARANAMTRTFGAAFSGCTLPGRDEPLFTVPAGTMELGLGIHGEAGLRRVPAQDPAGLADVLVETLLPELPEPSGAGGPRAAVLLNGLGQTPYEDLFICYDRVHRRLAQAGIAAHRPEVGEFVTSLDMAGLSLSLMILDDELADLYGQPCQSPAYTMAPDAEPAVPRSRPAPGADVGTAVGPEHTSATQPASGGAAAEALAAALAAVESQEQELGRLDAVAGDGDHGQGIVRGLHAAAAAARTAGPGDDAEASGRALLLAGTALADAAGGASGALYGLLLTEIGGGLAEAGPVPVTAKLIAPSVEAAFDAVCELGGGAPGEKTMLDALAPFRDTLVEHAAAGAPLAAAWSAAADAATGAARATADMPAKRGRAARLGERGRGHADPGATSLALMAAAAADVLSARSTTAESDPESR, encoded by the coding sequence ATGCCGTCGGTCGAGGACCCCGCCGCTTTCAAATCCTCGTGGATCCGGGGCCTGGTCGGCTCCTACTCCCGGCTCGTCGCGCCCGTTCCCGACGCCTACGGCGTGATGAGCGCCCGCTCGCCCGAGCAGGGCCGCGTCAGCGTCGTCATCGGCGGCGGCTGCGGCCACTACCCGGCCTTCGCGGGACTGGTGGGGCCCGGCCTCGCCGACGCGGCCGTCGTGGGCGACGTGTTCACCAGCCCCAGCGCCGAACAGGTCTACCGCACCGCGAGCGCGGTGGACGGCGGTGCCGGCGTGTTCTTCGGCTACGGCAACTACTCCGGGGACGTGATGCACTTCGGACTGGCCGCCCGGCGGCTGGCCGCCGAGGGCGTCGACTCCCGCACCGTGCTGGTGACCGACGACGTCGCCAGCGGTTCCGCCCAGGACAGCGCACAGCGCCGCGGAGTCGCCGGCGGCTTCTTCGTCTTCCGGATCGCCGCGGCCGCCGCGGCGCGCGGCTACGACCTCGACGGCGTCGCCCGGGTGGCGGCCCGCGCCAACGCCATGACCCGCACCTTCGGCGCGGCCTTCAGCGGGTGCACCCTGCCCGGCCGAGACGAGCCGCTGTTCACCGTGCCGGCGGGGACCATGGAGCTGGGACTGGGCATCCACGGCGAGGCCGGGCTGCGGCGGGTCCCCGCACAGGATCCGGCCGGACTCGCCGACGTGCTCGTCGAAACCCTGCTGCCCGAGCTGCCCGAGCCGTCCGGAGCCGGCGGCCCGCGCGCTGCGGTGCTGCTCAACGGACTCGGCCAGACCCCCTACGAGGACCTGTTCATCTGCTACGACCGGGTGCACCGCCGCTTGGCCCAAGCGGGCATCGCCGCGCACCGCCCCGAGGTGGGCGAGTTCGTCACATCCCTGGACATGGCGGGACTGTCACTGTCGCTGATGATCCTCGACGACGAACTGGCCGACCTCTACGGCCAACCGTGCCAGAGCCCGGCTTACACCATGGCGCCCGACGCCGAGCCCGCCGTCCCCCGGAGCCGCCCCGCACCCGGCGCCGACGTCGGCACCGCCGTCGGCCCCGAGCACACCTCCGCGACGCAACCGGCCTCCGGCGGCGCCGCGGCCGAGGCGCTGGCGGCCGCGCTGGCCGCCGTGGAGTCCCAGGAGCAGGAACTGGGCCGGCTCGACGCGGTCGCCGGAGACGGCGACCACGGCCAGGGCATCGTGCGCGGACTGCACGCGGCCGCCGCGGCGGCCCGGACCGCCGGACCCGGCGACGACGCCGAGGCGTCGGGCCGGGCGCTGCTGCTGGCGGGAACGGCCTTGGCCGACGCGGCCGGCGGCGCCTCGGGGGCGCTCTACGGACTGTTGCTCACCGAGATCGGCGGCGGGCTGGCCGAGGCCGGGCCCGTACCGGTCACGGCGAAACTGATCGCCCCGTCGGTCGAGGCCGCATTCGACGCGGTGTGCGAGCTCGGCGGCGGCGCCCCCGGCGAGAAGACCATGCTCGACGCGCTCGCCCCCTTCCGCGACACCCTGGTCGAGCACGCGGCCGCCGGCGCGCCGCTTGCGGCCGCGTGGTCGGCGGCCGCCGACGCGGCCACCGGCGCCGCCCGCGCCACCGCCGACATGCCCGCCAAACGCGGACGCGCCGCCCGCCTGGGCGAACGCGGCCGGGGCCACGCCGACCCCGGAGCCACCTCGCTGGCGCTGATGGCCGCGGCCGCGGCCGACGTCCTCAGCGCCCGCAGCACCACCGCCGAATCCGACCCCGAAAGCCGGTGA
- a CDS encoding Lrp/AsnC family transcriptional regulator — translation MNEPAELDPVDLRILSALQNNARLLNKELAATVGVAPSTCLDRVNRLRESGVVTGYGVDVDPAKLGRPLQAFLYIRVQPHRSALVDPFVEHVLGQPETRGLWHLTGADDFMVHVATEDAHSLQRLVLDAFTAREEVTRVRTNLIFQHWAGRPLLPPETGTG, via the coding sequence ATGAACGAACCTGCCGAACTGGATCCGGTCGATCTCCGGATTCTCTCCGCTCTGCAGAACAACGCACGGCTGCTCAACAAGGAGCTCGCCGCCACGGTCGGCGTCGCGCCCTCGACGTGCCTGGACCGCGTCAACCGCCTCCGCGAGAGCGGGGTCGTCACCGGCTACGGAGTCGACGTCGATCCGGCCAAGCTGGGGCGCCCGCTGCAGGCCTTCCTCTACATCCGCGTCCAGCCGCACCGCAGCGCCCTCGTCGACCCGTTCGTCGAGCACGTCCTCGGACAGCCGGAGACACGGGGCCTGTGGCACCTCACCGGCGCCGACGACTTCATGGTCCACGTCGCCACCGAGGACGCCCATTCGCTCCAGCGGCTCGTCCTCGACGCGTTCACCGCCCGCGAGGAGGTGACACGGGTCCGCACCAACCTGATCTTCCAGCACTGGGCGGGCCGGCCCCTGCTGCCGCCGGAGACCGGCACCGGCTGA
- the aztA gene encoding zinc ABC transporter ATP-binding protein AztA — protein sequence MHTTHAAVELRGVAAAYGAATVLHEVWARIPARRVTALLGANGSGKSTLLGVVAGVHVPAAGAVERFHTARPALVVQHSAVSDALPVTVRDTVAMGRWARRGPWRPLAARDRAIVASSMRRLGLTALAGRPLGGLSGGQRQRALLAQGLAQHSDLLLLDEPATGLDAATQREIPGILEELRAQGATVVHATHDPEAARRADYRLHLHGGRLVGGDGPDRAPAPDPEAGADAGPEPSAPPDRRTTAHPPARSAAAHP from the coding sequence ATGCACACCACCCACGCCGCCGTGGAACTGCGGGGAGTCGCCGCCGCCTACGGCGCCGCGACCGTCCTGCACGAGGTCTGGGCCCGGATTCCGGCCCGGCGGGTGACGGCGCTGCTGGGAGCCAACGGTTCGGGCAAGTCGACACTGCTGGGCGTCGTCGCCGGAGTGCACGTCCCCGCAGCGGGCGCCGTCGAACGCTTCCACACCGCCCGGCCGGCTCTGGTCGTCCAGCACAGCGCCGTATCCGACGCCCTTCCCGTCACCGTGCGCGACACCGTGGCCATGGGACGCTGGGCCCGCCGGGGACCGTGGCGCCCGCTCGCCGCCCGCGACCGGGCGATCGTCGCGTCCTCCATGCGGCGCCTGGGCCTCACCGCGCTGGCCGGCCGCCCGCTGGGCGGCCTCTCCGGCGGCCAGCGCCAGCGCGCCCTGCTCGCCCAAGGGCTGGCTCAGCACTCCGACCTGCTACTGCTGGACGAGCCCGCCACCGGCCTGGACGCCGCGACGCAGCGGGAGATCCCCGGGATCCTCGAGGAACTGCGCGCGCAGGGGGCCACCGTCGTCCACGCGACACACGACCCCGAGGCCGCACGCCGGGCCGACTACCGCCTCCACCTGCACGGCGGCCGCCTCGTCGGCGGGGACGGCCCCGACCGCGCTCCCGCTCCGGATCCGGAGGCAGGCGCGGACGCCGGCCCGGAGCCGAGCGCGCCCCCGGACCGGCGTACCACCGCGCATCCGCCGGCGCGCTCGGCCGCCGCGCATCCCTGA
- a CDS encoding DUF742 domain-containing protein, with amino-acid sequence MTVNPWVRPYVLTGGRTRTRHRLFVHTLIAVPDYDPGYSHRLPPEGRALYERARSAVQSVAELSAHCGVSLGVTRVLIGDMAARERLVVNPDAYPSPYDPRLLKRVIDGLYELA; translated from the coding sequence ATGACGGTCAATCCATGGGTGCGCCCCTATGTTCTGACCGGCGGACGCACCCGAACGCGGCACCGCCTGTTCGTCCACACCCTCATCGCGGTGCCCGACTACGATCCCGGCTACTCCCACCGGCTTCCCCCCGAGGGGCGCGCCCTCTACGAGCGCGCGCGCTCGGCCGTGCAGTCGGTCGCCGAGCTGTCGGCGCACTGCGGGGTGTCACTGGGGGTCACGCGGGTGCTCATCGGCGACATGGCCGCCCGCGAACGGCTGGTCGTCAACCCCGACGCCTACCCCTCCCCCTACGACCCCCGGTTGCTGAAGAGAGTCATCGATGGGCTTTACGAACTCGCCTGA
- the aztB gene encoding zinc ABC transporter permease AztB, translating into MDWLTEPFAAAFVARALWAGILVSCACALAGTWVVLRGMAFLGDAMAHGMLPGVALASLLGGSLFLGAAASAVAMALGVAAVTRWSRLSQDTGIGLLFVGMLALGVIIVSYAQSFAVDLTGFLFGDVLAVRSGDLAFLALAAAAAALVALPGHRAFVALAFDPRKARTLGLHPRLAHTAMLGLITLAIVASFRVVGTLLVFGLLIAPPAAMALWARRIPAIMLGAAALGSAATFSGLLASWHLGTAAGATIAAAAVALFCLSAAAARVRDLYPGAAAVPDLPGPPELPEARSPRTEPEQEHEFTR; encoded by the coding sequence ATGGACTGGTTGACCGAACCCTTCGCCGCCGCCTTCGTCGCCCGCGCCCTGTGGGCGGGCATCCTGGTCTCCTGCGCGTGCGCACTGGCCGGAACCTGGGTGGTGCTGCGCGGTATGGCGTTCCTCGGCGACGCCATGGCGCACGGCATGCTGCCCGGCGTGGCGCTGGCCTCGCTGCTGGGCGGCAGCCTGTTCCTCGGCGCGGCCGCCAGCGCCGTCGCCATGGCGCTGGGCGTCGCCGCCGTCACCCGCTGGTCCCGCCTGTCCCAGGACACCGGAATCGGACTGCTCTTCGTCGGAATGCTCGCCCTCGGCGTGATCATCGTGTCCTACGCCCAGTCCTTCGCGGTCGATCTGACCGGGTTCCTGTTCGGCGACGTCCTGGCGGTGCGCTCCGGCGACCTCGCCTTCCTCGCCCTCGCGGCGGCCGCGGCCGCGCTCGTGGCGCTGCCGGGCCACCGCGCCTTCGTCGCTCTGGCCTTCGACCCCCGCAAGGCCCGCACCCTGGGGCTGCACCCGCGCCTGGCCCACACCGCGATGCTGGGGCTGATCACCCTCGCGATCGTCGCGTCCTTCCGCGTCGTCGGAACCCTGCTCGTCTTCGGCCTGCTCATCGCGCCTCCGGCGGCGATGGCGCTGTGGGCGCGGCGCATCCCGGCGATCATGCTCGGCGCGGCGGCGCTCGGTTCGGCCGCGACCTTCTCCGGCCTGCTCGCCTCCTGGCATCTGGGCACCGCGGCGGGCGCGACCATCGCCGCGGCCGCAGTGGCCCTGTTCTGCCTGTCCGCCGCCGCTGCCCGCGTCCGCGACCTGTACCCCGGCGCCGCGGCGGTTCCCGACCTCCCGGGTCCCCCCGAACTCCCCGAAGCACGGTCCCCCCGGACCGAACCGGAACAGGAGCACGAGTTCACACGATGA
- a CDS encoding roadblock/LC7 domain-containing protein has translation MNGGTAQPREPQEFGWLLDDFTAQTPGVSHALIVSSDGLPLITSGDIPADTADPMAAMISGLISLGTNIAHQVGEPGCDQVMLKFPSGHFLFMGIGNLAGLAVLARDGANLGVVAHRMTQLVESVGHVLTPQLRDDLRGLSMSRGVS, from the coding sequence ATGAACGGCGGCACCGCCCAGCCGCGCGAACCCCAGGAGTTCGGCTGGCTGCTCGACGACTTCACCGCGCAGACCCCCGGGGTCTCCCACGCGCTGATCGTCTCCTCCGACGGCCTGCCGCTGATCACCTCCGGCGACATACCCGCCGACACCGCCGACCCCATGGCGGCCATGATCAGCGGCCTGATCAGCCTCGGTACCAACATCGCCCACCAGGTGGGCGAGCCCGGGTGCGACCAGGTGATGCTGAAGTTCCCGTCCGGGCACTTCCTGTTCATGGGTATCGGCAACCTCGCGGGACTGGCCGTCCTCGCCCGCGACGGCGCGAACCTCGGCGTGGTCGCCCATCGCATGACCCAGCTCGTCGAAAGCGTCGGCCACGTCCTGACCCCGCAGCTGCGCGACGACCTTCGCGGACTGTCCATGAGCCGGGGCGTGTCGTGA
- the aztC gene encoding zinc ABC transporter substrate-binding protein AztC codes for MVSAAAVRARLPFAERIPPRPRRRRSRRAAAALPALLLLLAPAALSGCGAFAAERSGIVVTTDILGDVVRNVVGDQADVTVLMGPETDPHSFSVSARQAARLQDAELVVYNGLGLEEGVLRNVETAEEAGAPALAVAEGVDPVDFSAGDTAGEPDPHFWTDPVRVGRAVGLVADAVAGEVDGADAAAVRANAGDYRERVARLHEYAEERFAEIPPDRRKLVTDHHVFGYLARRYGFEVVGAVIPSGTTLASPSSSDLTSLADTVRAAGIPAVFADSAQPDRLARVMAEEAGVDVAVVPLHSESLTAEGGGAPTYLRMARSNTDAVAGALTG; via the coding sequence ATGGTGAGCGCGGCGGCCGTGCGGGCGCGGCTCCCGTTCGCGGAGCGGATCCCGCCCCGGCCCCGGCGCCGTCGCTCCAGGCGCGCGGCGGCCGCGCTGCCTGCGCTGCTGCTCCTTCTGGCGCCGGCCGCGCTGTCGGGGTGCGGCGCCTTCGCAGCGGAGCGCTCCGGCATCGTCGTCACCACCGACATCCTCGGCGACGTCGTCCGCAACGTCGTCGGCGACCAGGCCGACGTCACCGTACTGATGGGGCCCGAGACCGACCCGCACTCCTTCAGCGTCTCCGCGCGCCAGGCCGCCCGGCTCCAGGACGCCGAGCTCGTCGTCTACAACGGGCTGGGCCTGGAGGAGGGCGTGCTGCGCAACGTCGAGACCGCAGAAGAGGCGGGTGCCCCCGCCCTCGCGGTCGCCGAAGGCGTCGACCCCGTCGATTTCTCCGCCGGGGACACCGCCGGAGAGCCCGACCCGCACTTCTGGACCGACCCCGTACGCGTCGGTAGGGCCGTCGGACTCGTCGCCGACGCGGTGGCCGGCGAGGTCGACGGGGCCGACGCGGCGGCCGTGCGCGCCAACGCCGGGGACTACCGCGAACGCGTGGCCCGGCTGCACGAGTACGCCGAGGAGCGCTTCGCCGAGATCCCGCCCGACCGGCGCAAGCTCGTCACCGACCACCACGTCTTCGGCTACCTCGCCCGGCGCTACGGCTTCGAGGTCGTCGGCGCGGTCATCCCCAGCGGCACCACGCTGGCCTCGCCGAGCAGCTCGGATCTGACGTCCCTGGCCGACACCGTGCGCGCGGCCGGCATACCGGCGGTCTTCGCCGACTCCGCACAGCCGGACCGCCTCGCACGGGTGATGGCCGAGGAGGCCGGGGTCGACGTCGCGGTGGTGCCCCTGCACTCGGAGTCCCTCACCGCGGAGGGCGGGGGAGCCCCGACCTATCTGCGGATGGCGCGGTCCAACACCGACGCCGTCGCCGGAGCGCTCACCGGCTGA
- a CDS encoding HAD family hydrolase: MSSRLSAVVFDLDGVLIESDHLWEEMWSDYAARHGARWSSEDTATVQGMSSREWSHYLNRMAGAAESEADTERSVVDGMVGAFEQGRVDLLPGARETVQAVSAEADIALASSAPRRLIDAVLRGHALDDSFSATVSSAEVERGKPHPDVYLEAASRIGHPSSDCAAVEDSSNGIRAAYAATMTVIALPNPAPGYRPAPDALEMAAEEAGDLADVRDRLLRLLGRTQAQGSS; encoded by the coding sequence ATGAGCAGCAGACTCAGCGCCGTGGTGTTCGACCTCGACGGCGTACTGATCGAGAGCGACCACCTGTGGGAAGAGATGTGGTCGGACTACGCCGCCCGCCACGGCGCCCGGTGGTCCTCCGAGGACACCGCGACCGTGCAGGGCATGAGCTCCCGCGAATGGTCGCACTACCTCAACCGGATGGCAGGGGCCGCCGAGAGCGAGGCCGACACCGAACGCTCCGTCGTCGACGGCATGGTCGGCGCTTTCGAACAGGGGCGCGTGGACCTGCTGCCCGGAGCGCGCGAAACCGTGCAGGCCGTCAGCGCCGAGGCCGACATCGCGCTCGCCTCCTCCGCACCGCGCCGGCTCATCGACGCCGTGCTGCGCGGCCACGCCCTCGACGACAGCTTCTCCGCGACCGTCTCCAGCGCCGAGGTCGAGCGCGGCAAGCCCCACCCCGACGTCTACCTGGAGGCGGCCTCGCGGATCGGGCATCCGAGTAGCGACTGCGCGGCGGTCGAGGACTCCTCCAACGGCATCAGGGCCGCCTACGCCGCCACGATGACCGTGATCGCGCTGCCCAACCCGGCCCCCGGCTACCGCCCGGCCCCCGACGCGCTCGAAATGGCCGCGGAAGAGGCCGGCGACCTCGCCGACGTCCGCGACCGCCTCCTGCGGCTGCTCGGCCGCACTCAGGCCCAGGGGAGCAGCTGA
- a CDS encoding LysE family translocator — MVAHLPVFLTTVILMLVVPGPDFVLVTRSAVANGTRGALYTVAGICGGLAFLTLAAAGLAAAVAADPVLASVLRVAGGVYLFLLGSGFVVAAWRNRAAPPAEAAAPRKAGSAFVQGFLNNVLNPKALVFYLTFMPQFLVAGEPVFAQTVVMGAVVVACAGAWWTLYIAALGSLGPVLRRPGVRSTVDAGAGAALAALGLAAVAGLL, encoded by the coding sequence ATGGTTGCCCACCTGCCCGTCTTCCTGACGACCGTGATCCTGATGCTGGTCGTTCCGGGTCCGGACTTCGTACTCGTCACCCGCAGCGCCGTCGCCAACGGAACCCGCGGCGCCCTGTACACCGTCGCGGGGATCTGCGGCGGCCTTGCGTTTCTGACCCTGGCGGCGGCCGGACTCGCTGCGGCGGTCGCGGCCGATCCCGTGCTGGCATCCGTGCTGCGCGTCGCGGGCGGCGTGTACCTGTTCCTGCTCGGGTCCGGTTTCGTCGTCGCGGCGTGGCGCAACCGCGCCGCTCCGCCCGCCGAGGCCGCCGCACCGCGCAAGGCCGGGTCGGCCTTCGTCCAGGGCTTCCTCAACAACGTGCTCAACCCGAAGGCGCTCGTCTTCTATCTGACGTTCATGCCGCAGTTCCTGGTCGCCGGCGAACCGGTCTTCGCCCAGACGGTGGTGATGGGGGCGGTGGTCGTGGCCTGCGCCGGCGCGTGGTGGACCCTCTACATCGCCGCGCTCGGGTCGCTGGGCCCGGTGCTGCGCCGACCGGGTGTGCGTTCGACCGTCGACGCCGGGGCCGGCGCCGCCCTGGCCGCGCTCGGTCTGGCGGCCGTCGCCGGTCTGCTGTGA
- a CDS encoding DeoR/GlpR family DNA-binding transcription regulator → MSTRRGDTRPQEARQQAIAEFVAKQGSATAVELAELTGVSVMTVHRDLDELARRGLLRKFRGGVSAQPSTVFESDAEYRLNARIEQKRAIAARAAELIDPGDSVMLDDSTTALQLAALLEPLAPLTVVTNYRRTIDEVCAMKDVRLIALGGDYFRTHDSFNGLPCTEAIASVNVDTAFISTSAMTAAMTYHQEQEIVVVKRAMLASASTKVLLMDSDKMPRTALHHLAPVDSFHRVIVDDGVEAALLAELRDRVEVEVASTKH, encoded by the coding sequence ATGAGCACCCGACGCGGCGATACCCGCCCCCAGGAAGCTCGCCAGCAGGCCATCGCCGAGTTCGTCGCCAAACAGGGCTCGGCCACGGCGGTCGAACTGGCCGAGCTCACCGGCGTCAGCGTGATGACCGTGCATCGCGACCTCGACGAGCTCGCGCGGCGCGGCCTGCTGCGCAAGTTCCGCGGCGGGGTCTCCGCCCAGCCCTCCACGGTCTTCGAGAGCGACGCCGAGTACCGCCTCAACGCGCGCATCGAGCAGAAGCGCGCCATCGCCGCCCGCGCCGCGGAGCTCATCGATCCGGGCGACTCGGTGATGCTCGACGACTCCACCACCGCGCTGCAGCTCGCGGCGCTTCTGGAGCCGCTCGCCCCGCTGACCGTGGTCACCAACTACCGCCGGACCATCGACGAAGTGTGCGCGATGAAGGACGTCCGGCTGATCGCGCTGGGCGGCGACTACTTCCGCACCCACGACTCCTTCAACGGCCTGCCCTGCACGGAGGCGATCGCCTCGGTCAACGTCGACACCGCCTTCATCAGCACCTCCGCCATGACCGCGGCGATGACCTACCACCAGGAGCAGGAGATCGTCGTGGTCAAGCGGGCCATGCTCGCTTCGGCCTCGACCAAAGTGCTGCTCATGGACTCCGACAAGATGCCGCGTACCGCGCTGCACCACTTGGCGCCGGTGGACTCCTTCCACCGCGTGATCGTCGACGACGGCGTCGAGGCCGCCCTGCTGGCCGAACTCCGGGACCGGGTGGAGGTCGAGGTCGCTTCGACGAAACACTAG
- a CDS encoding MFS transporter yields MNEPATSRQPQHPPASQPDPESRPLRGIERIGIPKPLFWGFVAVLIYMVGDGVEISYLTDYLTQPDGGGLAGEQATFATVTVYGVAVMVASWLSGTLSAIWGPRRVIWLGAAWWVVFEAIFLFAAIPSQNFAFIVTTYGIRGFAYPLFAFAFLVWAQTTSPTRMRGSVAGWFWFAFTGGLPTLGAGVAALAIGPLGFTLYDTLILSLVLVAAGGLLGSFAVREPSGLKPIADASVAEPRSYRRLLEGVDILWRDRRTLFGGLVRIVNTAPQYGFFAMFPFTFGSAGANEGFLSVAQIATLTATAYGANIAANLFFGVFGDYFGWRRTVTVFGCLGCAVATPLWYFTAMATESFAVAIALGCLYGVLLAGFVPLSALMPSMVQHKDKGASLAILNFGAGGAAFVGPMVVTLAYPLVGGGGVAVIFSCLYLGVAVLSTRLKDPSDPGEKRLAARAETV; encoded by the coding sequence ATGAACGAGCCGGCGACTTCACGCCAGCCGCAGCATCCGCCTGCCAGCCAGCCCGACCCCGAATCGAGACCGCTGCGCGGCATCGAGCGCATCGGCATCCCCAAGCCGCTCTTCTGGGGTTTCGTCGCCGTGCTGATCTACATGGTCGGCGACGGTGTCGAGATCAGCTACCTCACCGACTACCTGACCCAGCCCGACGGCGGCGGACTGGCCGGCGAGCAGGCGACCTTCGCCACCGTCACCGTCTACGGGGTCGCCGTGATGGTGGCGTCGTGGCTGTCGGGCACCCTTTCGGCGATCTGGGGCCCGCGCCGCGTCATCTGGCTGGGCGCCGCGTGGTGGGTCGTCTTCGAAGCGATCTTCCTGTTCGCCGCCATCCCGTCCCAGAACTTCGCGTTCATCGTGACCACCTACGGCATCCGCGGTTTCGCCTACCCGCTCTTCGCCTTCGCCTTCCTGGTATGGGCGCAGACCACCAGCCCCACACGCATGCGCGGCTCGGTCGCGGGCTGGTTCTGGTTCGCCTTCACCGGCGGCCTGCCCACACTCGGTGCGGGTGTGGCGGCGCTCGCCATCGGTCCGCTGGGCTTCACGCTCTACGACACGCTCATCCTGTCGCTGGTGCTGGTCGCCGCGGGCGGCCTCCTGGGCTCCTTCGCAGTGCGCGAACCCAGCGGCCTCAAGCCCATCGCCGACGCGTCGGTGGCCGAACCCCGGAGCTACCGCCGGCTGCTGGAAGGCGTGGACATCCTCTGGCGCGACCGCCGCACGCTGTTCGGCGGGCTGGTGCGCATCGTCAACACCGCACCGCAGTACGGGTTCTTCGCGATGTTCCCGTTCACCTTCGGAAGCGCCGGTGCCAACGAGGGCTTCCTCAGCGTCGCCCAGATCGCCACGCTCACCGCGACCGCCTACGGCGCCAACATCGCCGCCAACCTGTTCTTCGGCGTCTTCGGCGACTACTTCGGCTGGCGCCGCACGGTGACGGTGTTCGGCTGCCTGGGCTGCGCCGTCGCCACACCGCTGTGGTACTTCACCGCGATGGCCACGGAGAGTTTCGCCGTTGCCATCGCCCTGGGCTGCCTCTACGGCGTCCTGCTGGCCGGATTCGTCCCGCTCTCGGCTCTGATGCCGTCGATGGTGCAGCACAAGGACAAGGGCGCCTCCCTGGCGATCCTCAACTTCGGCGCGGGCGGCGCCGCCTTCGTCGGCCCGATGGTGGTCACCCTGGCCTACCCCCTCGTCGGCGGCGGCGGTGTCGCGGTCATCTTCAGCTGCCTGTACCTGGGCGTCGCCGTGCTCTCCACGCGGCTCAAGGACCCGAGCGACCCGGGCGAGAAGCGCCTGGCGGCCCGGGCCGAAACCGTCTGA